TTTTAATAGGTTAAAGCACGCACTTTATTACAAGACACTTATGGGCAATAGTCACATTATGCACTTTGTGTCCAACAAAAAGGGGAAATTGAAGCATTCCGTTCCACAAAACACTTGAGGGAGGCTTTAATAGATAACCTTAGACAGATAACACTTGAGCAATCCTTAATAGACAATAACCTTACACTTGGGTACTAAGCACACACCGGAGGCAACCCCCTTCATGCATCAGATCAAATGCCTTGTTGATCTCCCCAAGAGTCAAATTATGGGTGAtgtactcatccaccttaatttCCTGTAATATGAGCAGAATGGATAGGGGCAACTCTGTGAGCTACATTGTTGGAGATATAAAAcaaattaagatatatatattGTGTAGGCATCACAGAATTACCTTTTTCATGTATTTGTCTACAAGCCAAGGCACCTGTGAACGGCTCTTGAAACCACCAAAAGCAGTTCCTTTCCAAACACGGCCAGTCACCAACTGGAAAGGACGAGTGGATATCTCCTGACCTGATGCTGCAACACCAACAATAACCGAGGTCCCCCAGCCCTGAAAATTTCCAGGCATATCAAAAGTGTTCTGCAGACCCACAAATGGTTTTGCCACCAGTTAAGGCACTACTTACCTTGTGACAACATTCCAAAGCAGACCTCATCACAGAAACATTTCCAATACACTCAAAACTGTAGTCAACACCACCATCCGTGAGATCAATGATGACTTGCTGGATTGGTTTATCATGGTCCTTTGGATTCACAAATTCAGTTACTCCGAAATTCTTTGCTGCACAGTGAAATTTACAGAATTAAGTAAACAATATAAATGCGACAAATTCCGAACAGGCACCATCCCTTCCCCCATCTCCCTTCTCACCAACAAAAGAACATAAAAGCAATAAAGGTaacagaaaaaagaagaagatcaATCAACAATAACTGAATTATGATCTCCTCATCCCAAGCATGCAGCAGAGACAAGCACCATTTTTTATAATAGAAAATTTGTTTAAGAAAGAGGAAGGTTTGCAAATTTACATGTGGGCACTGCAGAATATTAAATGGAAGTAATAAGTAGAATATACCTCTATCAAACTTCTTGCTGTCAATATCTATTCCAATTATTCGTGAAGCACCAGCTACTTTTGCTCCCTCAGCAACCTATCAAATCACAGATGGTCAAAATTAAAAAAACGTCAGCACAGAGACGATTGTTCTATTACCTGGACATAAATATACAAAACACAGAGAAAGAGAGAGCTAGATGCCCGTGTGTACAACTTACTGCAAGACCAACTGTTCCAAGGCCAAAGATAGCAACAATAGATCCAGCTTCTACTTTTGCAGCGTTCCAAACTGCCCCAAGGCCTGAACAAAAAAAGTGTTACAGATTTCCGTGTAAATACATCACAAGTTGCTCAAAGAATTTCATTTGCTAGGAAGCTGAAGATGAAAATGACAACAAAACAAGAAGAAGCAAAGATGTGATGGAAGAGTAGAAACAAGCTACAGGTTACAATTGCATTCGCTTTTCTTCCCCCTCAATCATATAAAGGTGCATAAATCATGAATATCCTTAGGTAAATCCTCGTCATATTTCTCTCATAAACTTCAATAGTCAAAACCCCCTTAGAGGCTTCAACCAGCGCAATAACATAAACCAGAAACAAACAAGGCCATACATTGAAATGGTGCTAAATATTATTAACTGATaataatgtgtgtgtgtgtgtgtgtgtgtgtgtgtgtgtgtgtgtgtaagctTTTCAGAAACTTAGTTGAGGACTTTTAAATTTAAACCACAAATACCATACCAGTACATTACAGCTGAAGAAATCAACATATTAGCAACTGATTTCATCAAATGCTTCCATATTCTCAAATTAAGTAGCAATAATAGAATCCTAAACTGATGACCAGCGGGATTGCAAGTGATGAACCAATATTAGGGTAATACTTGATAGGTAACTTGAGTAGTTTTCTCTGAAGATAATGATGACAAGGAAAAAAAATTCTGACAATAAAAGAGGAAAAAAGCTTGGTACAAATAGTTTAGGCTTGAGACAGCAATCTTTTTGCCAATTGATAAGATGTTGTGTTGTAGTAAAAAGTAACCCATTCAGAATGCTAAATACAGTAGTGGAATAACCTTGGTAAAGTAAGCAATTATTAGAAATCATTACCAGTAGGAACACCACAGCCAAGAAGACAAACTTTCTCCAAAGGAGCTTGGGGATCAATCTTTGCAACACTAACATCATGTACAACTGTGTACTGGCTGAATGTTGAGGTTCCCATGAAATGGTAAATAGGCTTTCCATTTATAGAGAACCGACTCTTACGATCATTCATCATGATTCCAACACCTGTAGCTGCACGAACCTTGCCACAAAGATTTGTCTTCCCTGATCTGCAAAATTTGCATTCTCTGCATTCTGCCTGGTAACAAGGGATGACATGATCACCCGGCTGAACCTCAGTCACGCCTTCACCAACACTTTCTACAATCCTGAGCCAAAAATTCAACCATATCTCCCTTTTAGGAAAAGATCGTACAACCCATTTAATGTCAAATGATTTGCATGATATACATACCCTGCAGCCTCATGACCAAGGATACAAGGGAAAAGGCCCTCGGGATCCTAGAATGCAGATAAAGTCAGACAGTAGGTAGCAAAATCAAAAAGTTgagaacaaaatttaaaaataaataaataaatacacagTTACTTTTACGTTGAAAAAGTTCCCATGTCAAAACCAAAGTGAAAGGCCAGATTTatacaaaagaaaaaagaaagcccTCAAAACGCATCGTAGTGTACAGGCTTGTAGGGGTTCCCCATAGGTCAAAGTAATTGCTAAATGTTTATCTTAATTGCATTTCAAGCTATCACCGCAGATAATCACATCTCAGATGATCAACATTCAAGAacgattttcttttcttcttttttcaccCCCAAAAATGTAGAATGATGAGCACCATTTTCTGTAACAGAACCATAATTGACAATGATCGGCCAGTAAATAAAATTATCAGAAACATGAAGTGCAATGCCTGATAATATGACCCAGTTACCAATAAAATTGCAtcacacacccccccccccccaaccaaaaaaaaaaaaaaaaaaaaaatccaacacTATAGAACACCACCACCACAATTCATTAGAATTCAGTTATCCAACAAATCAGGAAGAAACCAATACAGCACAAAAAGCATTCACATATAAATAAAAGTATATCTAAGTGTGTATCTATACCTTTCCACTCCAAGTGTAAGCGTCGGTATGGCAAAGAGCAGTGAAGAGAATCTGGACTCGGACCTCACCGGCCTGAGGCGGAGCTACCTGCACATCCTCTATGACCAATGGCTTAGTGGGCTCCCACGCAACAGCAGCTTCATTCGAAATCCAAACAGATCAAACAAACCAAATCACTAGGGTTGTATAAACAGAAAAAAGACACACAAAACACATTAGAACAGAGAGAGTAAGTACCTTTGCAGGTGATAACCTGACCCTGAGTAGCCATGgatgagaaagagagagagaaagagagagagatagagagatgaTAAAGGAGTGGAATGGGAGATTTTGAGAAGAATTGGGGGGTTGGTAGTGACGACAATTATAGAAATGTTGTAGGAGAAAAAATTGATTGTGGAGCTCTTGTTTCCTTCCATGGACGTGGACGTGCGTATGTGAGTGCGGCACGGTGACGGTGGGTTTGGGTTTGGGTTTGGTTAGCTCCATAGGCTCTCTGATATTTAGTGGGCTCATAACTGCCTGTGTTTGGGCTTCCTAAACCGTAGTAAAGTTGTGCAACCTTAGCTTAGCCTCCGCCTTTGCCACATAGCTTTGCCACATTTTCAaggctaatttttttttattaattttgaaaaaatttaatttttttaatttaacatattttatttaaaaaatgaaaatataaataattttataaaactcaataaaattccttttataaataatttatttcaaatgaaactattagaaattttattaaatacaatTAGTAAGTGGACCACAATATGAAATCAATTTTTTCAGtggtaatatttataaattaaaaaaatttaaataattaaacattaatatttgaaaaaaaaagtttaaaagtggaaaaaaaaaacttttaactaattaattaacacTCTGTTAAAGTAAAATAAGGATTTTTTTTGTTagtaaaatttttcataatttctaaattttcataattttttaagcaTTTGAGAGGaagacagtttttttttttttttttttttttagaggtGAGGCAGAGAGCTCAAAATAAACAAACGGATCATACCGAAGATGACAGTCCCAACGCAATAGATCAATAACCAAGGATATGGTTGCCTAGTTCATTAGCCAACTCCTCAGCAACCCCATTAGCTACTCTATAGCAATGTTGCAAAACAACATGTCAAGGTCTCTTGAAAAAACTATGACACTTAGAAATCAGATTCAGAAATCGCAAATTATGATCCTTCTCGGCAAATGGTAACTGAAGGACGGCCTTGGAATAGAGCTCCACAACCAATCGACGATAGCCTAACTCCCATGCCAAAGAGAGACCATGAACAAGAGCATGAAATTCAGTTGCATCGAATTACAAATGCCCAACGGAATCGTGTAATCACAAAGCCAACCACCCATATGATCACCAAGAACACCATAGCCACCTCCTACCCGGGTTTAAAGAGAAACATTTTTAACCACTAAATTAATGAGTTAGCAAGAATATATTTTTGAAGATAAAAAGCTGGAGTTTTATTACATTTGGCCAACAATCCTCCTTTTATAAAAAGAAGGCGaagaaaagataaaaattaaatagtattacATAATGTGGCATTTATATTTTTTACATAATATCAAATTTGTGACAGAATAACTTACATTTTTTACGGTATTAGGACAAATTCAAATTAGGGTAGTCATACATCTTTGACTATCAATATGACAACAAATTCAAATTAGATATAGCAACAGATTTAAACTAGGATGATAACACTTTTGACTAATCACAGAAGAACATATGACTTCTGCATATGCATACGTGGTGAGTGCGGCATGTGGTTCagcttaattttaaatttttttagcatCCCTTAATACTGTTTGAGCTAAAATTCAAATTAGATATAGCAATAGATTTAAACTAGGATAATAACACTTTTGACTAATCACAGAAGAACATATGACTTCTGCATATGCATACGTGGTGAGTGCTGTGGTTCagcttaattttaaattttttttagcaTCCCTTAATATTGTTTGAGCTAAAAAGAATTCAGACAAaatcttaaattattattataatagtcTAAGTTATGAGAATAGATATCTTTGCCATAGAGATTTTTTCCAAACAAAGGGTAAATGAGCACTTAAAACAAGTAGTAATGGTAGCAAGTGAGAAGGAGATTACacattgtagacccttattttgtgatgagtatgtgtattgagaccgtgggaaacccgatgatgaaaaattgtatgactgtaagatataattgaaggtatgaaactgaattattaattttgtgGCATAAtcttgaaaaataataataataataattaattttcttttgtttaaatttaaaatgggtagttcttaaatggacctaattgagtttaattgggcgtcatgggcctaagaaagcctagttaggaattttaaataagacctatttaatttattttttaaaaattaaaataagaaaatatatttttctctatccctatcttcctattggttggaacacttcacccatatcccaatctcacccaaattcctcgattccagttgtttaagttatctgaaccttatcacactaggacttcaaaccctaccacacctcttcctcactttctattggtgccttccccttcccctctttcttattggttgaaacacctcatccatatctaagtctcACTCAAATTCtgtaatcctagttgtttaagttatctgaactttatcaccctagtactccaaaccctatcacacctctctcctaaaaccctataaataccccactaataaaaaataaaagaaaaggaggaaaaaaagaaaataaaaaggagGGAgaggggaggaaagaggaagagaaaatttagagctataggaaatttagagatattcaagactctttgagttcttccttatttttttcttttcttcaagaagattttcatacaagatttctgaaagcttctttattttttataacaaacaaaattggtaagtagtcctaagataagtaccaaagagggcatttgcgttgaGCTTATATGGAGTTAAacaggagtaagccagggatatcattgtcatactagaagagaagaccctttttaagGGTAACTTGCCCCAatagcaactgcatttaccaacaagtaagtagctctagacttcttgaataaccattggcatgaaattgaagTAATAATAgagcttttatttggtaaattaaaattaactttgtgtcgacaccatattttggtcgatccctgaaatcaatagactttgaaatcgatccccaacaCCAAGTAATTCGTTTCTCATCTCTCTTCATAGAGATCAAACCGACGCCAAGTCTCCATATCGCTCAAAGCCTCAccaatctctcaaaccaattgtcaaatctcctgaccagtcaatcacatttccgatctcttgtcTAGCGAAACCAAACCAACGTCAGGTCttcatgccaccagtcttattgccgatctcccttttaaaagtttggggataatcgtctgataaagttaaggttccaatccgatttaaggatgattccgatcttaagtgttcaaatcaagtttccaattttaatcaagtcccatttggCGTTTGCCGATCTCttgcttacaatgttttccgacctcgtacacttagattaataatcacctttagctgttgttctaatatgttcagacaatcaagtgcttatgcaacttagatactttccgatctcatccaagcattgaacaaaaaaaaaggaatttcatttcatttcaaatatatacaagtcattatcctccagcctgttctacattttgttcacccctctatcaccttcggcctcctcctcgctatcctcttcgtcctggggagccaggtccaccatccaggagaagtcctcctcaggataacgcttcctaAGCTCgaccaagagatccccatgagcgttcacataagcaccggcctcccttgtcactgcctcttcttcttttgctttgagctcctcagtgaggagagcgacttcagcagctcggagcgcccgaacctcttcaaaaacatgagcctgctcggccagcttatcctcatagaatttcatctgcccctcaatttcagatatgtagtttcgAGCGaacgaaagttgagatcggagggaagcagtTTCCTAACCCACCTTCTCGACctcctgcctcaagcggtgagccttctcccggacaatgtgttggttcaccaaactctccacgctcaggcttatagtttgggtcaggatatcatcgaggtTTTTCGGGTTtaacctatcccgatcctcccgaaggcagatggaggaccccaagaccttagcaaagcctggattctctcgaaccgtgcggttcttctccagcgagtggatcaggatttgagcgtcgcgggaaagggtcctcacaggtggttgggaaggacccccttccgcgcttgaagcaaccggaggaggtggtggcgcctcttcttgacgaggaggggACCGGATCACTTCTATGTcagggatcggcggtcccgagggttgagacgagcctccttgcatttccccgggatcatgcctgggcgtctgaagGGCCTCGGCTCGCTTCATCTCCTGCAC
This sequence is a window from Hevea brasiliensis isolate MT/VB/25A 57/8 chromosome 10, ASM3005281v1, whole genome shotgun sequence. Protein-coding genes within it:
- the LOC131169750 gene encoding alcohol dehydrogenase class-3 produces the protein MATQGQVITCKAAVAWEPTKPLVIEDVQVAPPQAGEVRVQILFTALCHTDAYTWSGKDPEGLFPCILGHEAAGIVESVGEGVTEVQPGDHVIPCYQAECRECKFCRSGKTNLCGKVRAATGVGIMMNDRKSRFSINGKPIYHFMGTSTFSQYTVVHDVSVAKIDPQAPLEKVCLLGCGVPTGLGAVWNAAKVEAGSIVAIFGLGTVGLAVAEGAKVAGASRIIGIDIDSKKFDRAKNFGVTEFVNPKDHDKPIQQVIIDLTDGGVDYSFECIGNVSVMRSALECCHKGWGTSVIVGVAASGQEISTRPFQLVTGRVWKGTAFGGFKSRSQVPWLVDKYMKKEIKVDEYITHNLTLGEINKAFDLMHEGGCLRCVLSTQV